Proteins from a genomic interval of Paenibacillus sp. FSL H8-0048:
- a CDS encoding N-acetylglucosamine kinase yields MAFIVGIDGGGTKTAVIVTPDDQEEPVLSFTVGPINYNGGDVEAIAAAFREMFNQIRSCCTSLAEVIHVCIGAAGVSNPAVADFLEKQVRDNGYKGPLTITGDQETALYGAQNAMQGIILIAGTGSICFGVNEKGERHRTGGFGHLIDDEGSGYSIGRELLSILVQAEDGRTADTMIPELVYKQLGLGTVQEVIGLVYGKNTTKKDIAALAPVMTAACGLGDARALKLAEQCAARLFELVVPVIERLKLYESKIAIAGSVLQKSRFVSEALERKLARSYPQTRLIMPVHNAAYGAVLLGKAKMSNG; encoded by the coding sequence ATGGCATTTATTGTTGGCATTGACGGAGGCGGCACCAAGACTGCGGTCATTGTTACTCCTGATGATCAGGAAGAGCCTGTATTATCCTTTACCGTAGGGCCTATTAATTATAATGGCGGTGATGTAGAGGCTATTGCTGCCGCTTTCAGGGAGATGTTTAATCAGATCAGGTCCTGCTGCACAAGCCTTGCGGAAGTGATTCATGTATGTATAGGAGCGGCAGGCGTAAGCAATCCGGCAGTAGCCGATTTTTTGGAGAAGCAGGTGAGAGATAACGGTTATAAAGGTCCTCTCACGATTACCGGTGATCAGGAAACCGCATTATATGGAGCCCAGAATGCGATGCAGGGTATTATTCTCATTGCCGGAACAGGCTCCATTTGCTTCGGGGTGAATGAAAAGGGAGAGCGGCACCGCACAGGAGGCTTTGGCCATCTGATCGATGATGAGGGAAGCGGCTATTCTATCGGGCGTGAGCTCTTGTCCATTCTGGTTCAGGCAGAGGACGGAAGAACAGCGGATACGATGATTCCGGAGCTGGTCTATAAGCAGCTTGGACTTGGTACGGTGCAAGAGGTGATAGGTTTGGTCTACGGCAAAAACACAACGAAAAAAGATATTGCAGCGCTCGCACCGGTGATGACGGCAGCATGCGGGCTCGGGGACGCCCGGGCACTAAAACTGGCGGAGCAATGTGCAGCCCGTCTGTTTGAGCTTGTGGTGCCTGTTATTGAGCGGCTGAAATTATATGAGAGCAAGATTGCAATTGCCGGAAGTGTGCTGCAGAAATCCCGTTTTGTAAGTGAGGCCTTAGAGCGGAAGCTTGCCCGCAGCTACCCGCAGACCAGGCTGATTATGCCTGTTCATAATGCTGCCTATGGTGCTGTACTGCTCGGAAAAGCAAAAATGAGTAACGGGTAA
- a CDS encoding ketopantoate reductase family protein, which translates to MAAKQERILIFGAGVIGSIYAIKLMEAGYDVSLFARADRFRLLQEKGLQYNDKGTVRMVPVKVMDVLEDDDIYDFIFVTVRYDRAESALLALKDNQSPNIVTMTNSPIGFSSWRGIVGDRLLPAFPGFGGQIKDGVLYARFMPKFVVATSFGEMNGAVTQRILKLVQVFQTAKLPYVIKKDMQAYLITHSVSDIALLGSLYGGNQTVDPVTPGTKKTARQITVTLKAYLKAIRKAGVAVDPPVFKIVPKLPSLLLDVLFIAWLRTNMVKDMLLPDYANAANQEVVQLEKDLTKFLSIQNG; encoded by the coding sequence ATGGCAGCAAAGCAAGAGAGAATTTTAATTTTCGGCGCAGGTGTCATCGGGAGCATATACGCAATCAAGCTTATGGAAGCAGGATATGACGTTAGTCTGTTTGCACGTGCGGACAGATTCAGACTTTTACAAGAAAAAGGCCTGCAATATAATGACAAAGGTACAGTTAGAATGGTTCCGGTGAAGGTCATGGATGTGCTCGAAGATGACGATATATACGATTTTATTTTCGTTACCGTCCGTTATGATCGTGCCGAATCCGCGTTGTTAGCGCTAAAAGATAATCAAAGCCCGAATATCGTTACGATGACCAATAGCCCCATTGGATTTTCTTCTTGGCGGGGTATTGTTGGGGATCGGCTGTTACCGGCTTTTCCCGGCTTCGGCGGACAGATCAAAGATGGGGTCCTGTACGCCCGGTTCATGCCCAAGTTTGTAGTGGCTACCTCATTTGGAGAAATGAATGGCGCAGTGACGCAGCGCATCTTAAAGCTCGTACAAGTATTTCAAACCGCCAAGCTTCCCTACGTTATAAAAAAGGATATGCAGGCATATCTAATCACCCATTCTGTATCAGACATTGCCTTGCTGGGCAGTTTGTATGGCGGCAATCAGACGGTTGACCCAGTAACACCCGGAACCAAAAAGACGGCTCGCCAAATAACAGTTACTTTAAAAGCATATCTAAAGGCAATCCGCAAAGCCGGTGTTGCTGTTGACCCGCCCGTCTTTAAAATAGTCCCCAAACTCCCAAGCCTCCTGTTGGATGTTCTCTTCATTGCCTGGTTGCGCACAAACATGGTTAAGGATATGCTGCTGCCGGATTATGCGAATGCTGCGAATCAGGAGGTTGTGCAGCTGGAGAAGGATCTGACGAAGTTTCTATCTATACAGAACGGCTGA
- a CDS encoding GNAT family N-acetyltransferase: MTTTPEPNISVTNRPGREQLEQIYDILDECFAVGRGYFQERLDLDSSYDPDTTWFATVGGKVAANVQIFPLSIRVGQAVLQTGAMGSVAAAPHYRGMGLTHKILAAQTDYMREADYDISVLLASKHAFYEKAGWRLIPETAYAVDNQARGGQPDGYEVIPFEPRYLDDIRVIYEQFNQNRTYTVVRNKTYWKDMIRWPEWKKSDCLLLQHHHKIVAYGIIEKKDTEQVFINELIYLDEAADGVEYLFHELCRLRPKAKHIMAMLPEDHKLYSYYQQHQAEPVPIHMAMWKMINLYSTFHKLQPELEQRLNGNDLMAEQELFIALQCGEDRVYLDYRQKRLSVSQSSQAGSRISVEVDERELISYIIFGYNAEGAAEAGAPARHADILQALFPKQQAVFYLTDKF, from the coding sequence ATGACGACAACACCAGAACCAAATATCAGCGTAACCAACAGGCCGGGCAGAGAACAGCTCGAACAGATTTATGATATTTTAGATGAATGTTTTGCCGTAGGCCGGGGGTATTTCCAGGAAAGATTAGACCTCGACAGCTCCTATGACCCGGATACCACATGGTTTGCGACGGTCGGCGGCAAAGTCGCTGCCAATGTTCAAATCTTTCCCCTCTCCATCCGAGTCGGCCAAGCGGTCCTGCAGACGGGTGCCATGGGCAGCGTCGCTGCAGCTCCCCATTATCGCGGCATGGGGCTGACACACAAAATTCTTGCTGCACAAACAGACTACATGAGAGAAGCCGATTATGATATAAGTGTACTTCTGGCCAGCAAGCATGCATTTTATGAGAAGGCCGGCTGGAGACTGATTCCTGAGACTGCTTATGCTGTTGACAATCAGGCGCGAGGCGGGCAGCCGGACGGTTACGAGGTTATACCTTTTGAGCCCCGTTATCTTGATGATATCCGTGTTATTTATGAACAATTCAATCAGAACCGCACTTATACTGTAGTTCGTAATAAAACCTACTGGAAGGATATGATCCGGTGGCCGGAATGGAAGAAGTCGGACTGTCTGCTGCTTCAGCATCATCATAAAATTGTCGCTTATGGCATTATAGAAAAAAAGGACACCGAACAGGTATTTATCAACGAACTCATCTATCTGGATGAGGCAGCGGACGGTGTGGAATACTTATTTCATGAATTATGCCGTCTCCGGCCGAAGGCCAAGCACATCATGGCGATGCTTCCTGAGGATCACAAGCTATATTCCTATTATCAGCAGCATCAGGCAGAGCCCGTCCCCATCCATATGGCAATGTGGAAAATGATCAACCTGTACTCTACCTTCCACAAGCTTCAGCCTGAATTGGAGCAGCGACTTAACGGCAATGACCTGATGGCAGAACAGGAGCTGTTCATAGCACTGCAATGCGGGGAGGATCGGGTCTACCTCGACTACCGCCAGAAGCGGCTTTCCGTTTCCCAGAGCAGTCAGGCCGGGTCCCGGATATCCGTAGAAGTGGATGAGCGGGAGCTGATCTCTTATATCATCTTCGGCTATAATGCGGAAGGCGCAGCTGAAGCAGGAGCCCCTGCCCGACATGCTGATATCCTGCAGGCCCTGTTCCCGAAGCAACAGGCCGTGTTTTATTTAACCGACAAGTTTTAA